The following are encoded together in the Phyllopteryx taeniolatus isolate TA_2022b chromosome 21, UOR_Ptae_1.2, whole genome shotgun sequence genome:
- the sdc2 gene encoding syndecan-2, protein MRNVCFILTVGLAVYLSGERIAEAAKTSSQADDLYLDDTGSGGYYPEDDDDFNSGSGSGAGEEVAEETVTVSMVYIAPKAVEPTKDSTKDFTPKVETATVREKASDSPPKKPFRTEAPVPVTEDMLRNQMTSTTSAPGSAQEPIEVRTENLFQRTEVLAAVIAGGVIGFLFAIFLILLLVYRMRKKDEGSYDLGERKPSGAAYQKAPTKEFYA, encoded by the exons ATAGCAGAGGCAGCCAAGACTTCCTCCCAGGCTGACGACTTATACCTGGATGACACAGGCTCAGGAGGTTATTATccagaagatgatgatgactttAACTCGGGGTCTGGCTCTG GTGCAGGTGAAGAGGTGGCTGAAGAAACAGTGACGGTCAGTATGGTGTATATCGCACCCAAAGCAGTAGAacccaccaaggactccaccaAAGATTTCACCCCCAAGGTAGAGACAGCTACGGTCAGAGAAAAGGCCAGTGACAGCCCACCTAAGAAACCATTCAGAACAGAG GCACCAGTGCCTGTTACAGAGGACATGCTGAGGAACCAGATGACTAGTACAACCAGTGCCCCGGGCTCGGCTCAGGAGCCCATCGAGGTCCGCACCGAGAACCTTTTCCAAAGGACAGAGGTGTTGGCAG CTGTTATTGCTGGTGGGGTGATTGGATTCCTATTCGCCATCTTCCTCATCCTACTCCTAGTTTACCGCATGAGGAAGAAGGACGAGGGCAGCTATGACCTGGGTGAGAGGAAACCTTCTGGTGCAGCCTATCAGAAGGCCCCAACCAAGGAGTTTTATGCATAA